The following DNA comes from Trueperaceae bacterium.
NNNNNNNNNNNNNNNNNNNNNNNNNNNNNNNNNNNNNNNNNNNNNNNNNNNNNNNNNNNNNNNNNNNNNNNNNNNNNNNNNNGGAGCGCCTGCTCGGTTCGCGCTCCCCCGGCGGTGACCTCGTCCTCGAGTTGGTGAACGGCTCGAGCCCCACGCTGGCCGAGTTCTTCGCCTCGCGCGGCATCACCCTGCTGCTCGGATCGGGTGGCGCGGGCGCCGCCGACGCCCCCGGAGGACCAGGGTCGCAGCCGGTGGGCGGGGACGACGAGGATGACGGGGACGACCAGGACGACCAGGACGACCAAGACGACGCCGACGACAGCGACGACGATGCCGGCGACGTCGAGGACGACGACACCGATGCCGGCTCCGAGACGAAGCCCGACGACTCCGGCGATGACCCCGCCGACGACGCCGACGACGCGGACCCCGCGGACGACCCCGCGGACGACCCCGGCGACGGCGACGACGCGGACGACCCCGGCGACCTGGACGACGACGACGATGACGGCGACGACGACGCGGCCGAGGCCGCGGCCCCGGCCGGCGCCCAGGCAGCCTCCGCGCTGGCTGAGTTGGCGGCATGATGCCGGCCGAGGAACGGGGCGCCGCGCCGGGCGCGGCCATCCTCGTGGTGGAGGACGACCGCCAGCTCGCCGACCTTCTGCGTGAACAGTTGACGCTGGCGGGACACGCCCCGGTGCTTGCCGGCGGCCTCGGGGAGGCGCGCCGGTGCCTGGCGGACGGGCGCTTCGACCTCATCGTCCTCGACCTGAACCTGCCGGACGGCGACGGGCTCGACCTCGCCGCCGAGGTCCGCGCCGAAGGCAACGTCCCCGTGCTGATGCTGACGGCCCGCGCCGCCATAGACAGCCGCGTGGCGGGCCTGTACGCGGGCGCCAACGATTACCTCACCAAGCCGTTCAGCGTGGCGGAGCTGCTCGCGCGCGTCCACGTCCAGCTGCGCGAGGCCGGCGCGCGGCGGCTGCTCAGCTACGGCCGGCTGACGCTCGACCGTGAGACCCGGGCGTGCAGCGTTGGCGGCAGGGTTGAGCACCTCCCCGAGCGCGAGTTCGAGGTGCTGCGCCTGCTCGTGCAGTACCGCGGGCGCGTCTTCACGAAGGAGGACCTGGAGCGCGCCCTCTACGGTCCCGAGGTGCCCGACTCCAACACCATCGAGGTCTACGTCTACAACCTGCGCCGCAGGCTCAAGGGGCTGGGGCTGGAGGACGTCATCCGCACCGTTCGCAACCGCGGCTACGTGGTGGTCTGAGGCAGGGGTGCTGGGCACGCGCTTGAGCGTCCTGCTGGGGGCGTCGCTGCTGGTGGCGTTGGCGGCGGCGGTCGTCCTCAGCGTGGTGCTGTTCGAGCGTCACCAGTACCGCGAGCTGACCGCGCTCCTAGGGCGCGAGCTGCAGCGCGTGACGACGCTGCTGGCCGACCCCGCCGTGGGCGAGAGCCTGCTGGCGGGCGGTTTCGAGCACCTGAGCCTGCAACTGGTCGATCCGGCCGGCGGGGTGTTGGTGCCCGCCGGCGACCCCGAGGCGATCCCGCTCGGTGACGGTTGGGCCGAGTGGCGCGGCGAGCGCGTGCTGGTCGCGGCGGCGCCGTGGAGCCTGGCGGGTGGCGTGAGGCTGGGCACCGTGCGGCTCAGTTACGACGCGGCCGAGGCGCTGGCCGCGCGGCGCACGTTGCGCAACAGCCTGGTCGTGGCCGCGGCGGTGATCGCCCTGCTCGGCACCGTCGCAGGGCTGCTCCTCCTGCGGCGCCAGTTGCGACCACTGAGGCTGCTCGCGAGCGAGGCCGCGGCGCTCGAGCCCGCCGACCCGCGCCTGTCGTTGCCCCCCATGCGCCGGGACGAGGTCGGTGAGGTGGCGCGCGCGTTGGAGGGGGCCGTGGCGGCCATCCGACAGCGGCAGCAGGCCGAACGCGACGCCCTCGCCGGTGTGGCGCACGAGCTGGCGGCACCCCTCTCGGTGGTGGCCGGGCAGCTGGAGGGCCTGGCGGCCGCGAACCCGGCGCCTCAGGTCCTGGCGGCGCGCGACGCGGCCCGCGAGCTCCTCCACACCTCCCAGGACCTCCTGACGCTGGCGCGGGGCGAGCTGCAGGTGCCGCTCGAGCTGAGCGTCGTGGCCGTGGCGGAGGTGGCGGAGAGGGTGTGCGGCGAGTACCCCGGCGTGCGCTTCGAGGCGCGGTCGGAGGGGTTGGTGTTGGGCAACCCCCTGCGCCTCGCGCAGGTCGTCAGGAACCTGGTGCGCAACGCCGTGCAGGCGGGCGGGGCTCCAGGCGTGACGGTGCTGGTGACGGAAGCGGACGGGGCCGTGACCCTCACCGTCAGCGACGACGGGGTGGGACTGACCGACGAGGCGCTCGGCAGGCTGTTCGAGCGCCACTTCACGAGCAGGGCGGCGCAGGGGGGAAGCGGCATCGGCCTGGCCGTGGTGAAGGGCCTGGTCGAGGCGCACGGCGGCGCCGTGACTGCGGAGCGGCTGCCGGAGCGCGGCACGCGCTTCGTGGTGGTGCTCCCGTCACTGGAGGCCGGGTTGGAGGAGGGCGCGCGCTCCTGATGGGCCGCCCAGCCGCTCGCGAGCCGGGCCTGGGTGGGGCTCGCCCGCGGGAGCTCCCTGGGTCGTCAGGACGCGGGCAGAGTCAGCGCCCGGTACTGCCGCTCGGTCTCGGCCGTGGGCTCCAACCCGAGCTCGGTGGCGAGCAGGTCGCGAAGTTGCCGGTAGGTCAGCTCCAGGCCTACCAGGTCGCCCAGCGCGTGCTGGGCGCGCATCAGCAGCAGGTGGGCCCGTTCGTCGAGGGCGTCGAGCGATAGCGCACGCCTGGCCGTGAGAAGCACCTCCTCCGGTCGACCGGTGGCGAGCAGGACCTCGCCCAGCTTGTGGAAGGCGTTGGCGATCGGGTCGGCCAGGCGCGCGCGCAGCGAGTCGGCCCAGGCGTAGTCGAGGCCCGCCAGCGCCTCGCCCCGCACCAGCCCCACCGCCTGCCGGAGCGCCGCCACCTGGCGTTCCGGGCGAGCTTCCCGCGCCTGGGAGACGAGGCTCTCGAAGCGGTCGAGGTCGATGTCGAAGCGCGCCCGGTCTAGCCGGTAGCGTCCGGACTCGACCAGCACGAACCTGGTCGGGTCGTCGTTGCCCCGTTGCAGCGCCTTCCTCAGCCGGTAGAGCGCGGTGTGCAGCGCCGTCTTGGCGCGGTCGGGCTCGGTGGGCCATAGGGCGGCCAGGGCGGTCTCGATGGTGATCGTCTCGTCGCGGTGGGCGACGAGGTATGCAAGCAGGTCGCGCGCCTTGGTGGAAGTGAAGGCCCGGGCGGGGAGGGGCTCACCGTCGACGCTGACGCGCAACTCCCCCAGGAGCTCCACCTCCACGTCGGCGCGCGCCGCTGCCGGCCGCGCCCCGCCGCCGCCTGTCGCGGCGGGCTCCAGCCGCCCGGCCATGCCCTGAGCGATACGCGTGATGAACGGATCCGTCGGCCGCGTGGGCCGGAGGGCCTCGAGCACGCGCTCGGCCCGCGGCCCCTGGTCGGCCACGAGCTGCCAGGCGTGGCTGGGGGCGAGCATGTCGAACGCCGTCCCGGCGAGGCGCACGCCCTCCACTTCGTCGCCCCACTCCAGCTCGATGTAAGCGAGACCGAAGTAGGCCAGCGCCAGCGGGATGCGGTACTGCCGCTGCTCGCCGATCTCGACCAGCTCCGCGTAGATGCGTTGCGCTTCCCGCCAGCGGCCGGCGCTGAGGAACGTGTCGGCCAGGACGCTATGGCACACGTACAGCTCGTAGCCGATGGGTCCCCCCTCGAAGGCCCACACCGCCTCGCCCGCCACCTGCGCGGCCTCCTCCACGCGCCCCTGGAGTTCGAGGACGTGCGCGAGGTAGCCGGCGGCCATGACGCGGTCGTAGCTGGCGCCGTCGATCTCGTCGGCCAGGGCGATGCCCGAGCGCAGGAGCGCCTC
Coding sequences within:
- a CDS encoding response regulator transcription factor, which translates into the protein MPAEERGAAPGAAILVVEDDRQLADLLREQLTLAGHAPVLAGGLGEARRCLADGRFDLIVLDLNLPDGDGLDLAAEVRAEGNVPVLMLTARAAIDSRVAGLYAGANDYLTKPFSVAELLARVHVQLREAGARRLLSYGRLTLDRETRACSVGGRVEHLPEREFEVLRLLVQYRGRVFTKEDLERALYGPEVPDSNTIEVYVYNLRRRLKGLGLEDVIRTVRNRGYVVV
- a CDS encoding HAMP domain-containing histidine kinase, which codes for MLGTRLSVLLGASLLVALAAAVVLSVVLFERHQYRELTALLGRELQRVTTLLADPAVGESLLAGGFEHLSLQLVDPAGGVLVPAGDPEAIPLGDGWAEWRGERVLVAAAPWSLAGGVRLGTVRLSYDAAEALAARRTLRNSLVVAAAVIALLGTVAGLLLLRRQLRPLRLLASEAAALEPADPRLSLPPMRRDEVGEVARALEGAVAAIRQRQQAERDALAGVAHELAAPLSVVAGQLEGLAAANPAPQVLAARDAARELLHTSQDLLTLARGELQVPLELSVVAVAEVAERVCGEYPGVRFEARSEGLVLGNPLRLAQVVRNLVRNAVQAGGAPGVTVLVTEADGAVTLTVSDDGVGLTDEALGRLFERHFTSRAAQGGSGIGLAVVKGLVEAHGGAVTAERLPERGTRFVVVLPSLEAGLEEGARS